One genomic window of Desmospora activa DSM 45169 includes the following:
- a CDS encoding glycerophosphodiester phosphodiesterase — protein sequence MPKIKTLLAGIAGVLLFSGILLPHGAGAETTATKSQFLNIAHRGASGYAPENTIAAFDKAVTMKADYFEVDVQRSKDGHLVILHDNTVDRTTDGTGYIGDLTLEEIKQLDAGSWFGEEFAGEPIPTLNEVLDRYRSKNIGILIELKSPELYPGIEAEVALLLAQKKLDKRTDKIIVQSFNHDVMKNYHRLQPTIPVGVLVSYTPEGVSDEQLRQFSTYADYVNPNQRLVNHDLVQRVHANGMKITPYTIRAESEARQMMAAGVDGVITDFPELGRLR from the coding sequence ATGCCCAAGATCAAAACATTGTTGGCTGGGATAGCGGGTGTCCTTTTATTCAGCGGAATTTTGCTGCCCCATGGAGCAGGAGCGGAAACAACCGCTACTAAATCCCAATTTTTAAACATCGCCCACCGGGGAGCATCTGGTTATGCGCCGGAAAACACCATCGCCGCTTTTGACAAGGCCGTAACGATGAAAGCCGATTATTTTGAAGTGGATGTGCAACGCAGTAAAGACGGTCATCTTGTCATTCTTCACGACAATACGGTTGATCGAACTACTGATGGAACCGGGTATATCGGCGACCTTACATTGGAGGAAATCAAACAACTGGATGCAGGCAGTTGGTTTGGAGAAGAATTTGCTGGGGAGCCGATTCCCACCTTAAACGAAGTGCTGGATCGCTATCGCAGCAAAAACATCGGCATTTTGATCGAGTTAAAAAGCCCTGAACTGTATCCCGGCATTGAGGCGGAAGTCGCCCTCCTTCTGGCACAAAAAAAACTGGATAAACGGACGGACAAGATTATCGTTCAATCGTTCAACCATGATGTGATGAAAAACTACCATCGGTTGCAACCCACCATCCCCGTCGGTGTTTTGGTCAGCTACACCCCTGAAGGCGTCTCTGATGAGCAACTGCGGCAGTTTTCAACCTATGCCGACTATGTCAATCCCAATCAACGCTTGGTGAATCACGATCTGGTGCAACGCGTCCATGCGAACGGCATGAAAATCACTCCCTACACCATCCGCGCCGAAAGCGAAGCCCGGCAAATGATGGCCGCCGGCGTTGACGGCGTCATTACGGATTTCCCCGAATTAGGCCGATTGCGCTGA
- a CDS encoding cation:proton antiporter: MLFIATILIIILSTKLAGDLSVRLGQPSVLGKLLVGIIIGPAVLGWVDNDNLIETMAEIGVLLLMFIAGLETDIKELNRTRNSSVAVGVGGIILPLLGGYFAGLAFGLDSQQSLFIGLLLSATSVSITVQTLKDLGRLGSRESTTILGAAVVDDVLVVIMLAFMMSFAGGEDAIALVIGKKFLFFAAIALLGWKVVPWVMKKLSPLKVSESLISAALIVCFFFSYLAEEMGVAGIIGAFAAGVALSTTKYKEEVEHKVEPIAYAIFVPVFFVSIGLNVSFAGLADQIWLIVVMTVIAVITKLVGGTVGARLTGFDKKSALGIGSGMVSRGEVALIIASTGLTAELLSQEYFTAMVLVIILTTLIAPVLLKVFFGDANAESEKKEETASS; this comes from the coding sequence ATGCTATTTATAGCCACAATTTTAATCATCATTCTCAGCACAAAACTGGCCGGTGATCTCAGTGTAAGATTAGGCCAACCGTCGGTGCTGGGCAAGTTGCTCGTTGGAATTATCATCGGCCCTGCAGTGCTGGGTTGGGTTGATAATGATAATCTGATTGAGACGATGGCCGAGATCGGTGTGCTTCTGCTGATGTTTATCGCCGGTTTGGAAACGGATATCAAAGAGCTGAACCGGACTCGCAATTCCTCTGTTGCTGTGGGGGTAGGCGGAATTATTCTGCCATTGTTGGGTGGGTACTTCGCTGGTTTGGCATTTGGCTTGGATTCTCAACAATCCCTGTTTATCGGTCTGTTGTTGTCTGCCACTTCAGTCAGCATCACGGTGCAAACCTTAAAAGATCTCGGGCGTTTAGGTTCCCGCGAAAGTACTACCATCCTGGGTGCTGCGGTAGTAGATGATGTGTTGGTTGTGATTATGCTGGCGTTTATGATGAGTTTTGCCGGTGGGGAGGATGCGATCGCTTTGGTGATCGGCAAGAAATTCCTCTTCTTTGCAGCGATCGCTCTCTTGGGATGGAAAGTGGTTCCTTGGGTGATGAAGAAGCTGTCTCCTCTGAAAGTGAGCGAATCCCTCATCAGTGCAGCACTGATCGTTTGTTTCTTTTTCTCTTACCTGGCTGAAGAAATGGGAGTTGCCGGCATTATTGGAGCGTTTGCTGCCGGTGTAGCACTGTCTACCACTAAATACAAAGAAGAAGTGGAGCATAAGGTGGAACCGATTGCATATGCCATCTTTGTGCCTGTCTTTTTCGTCAGCATCGGTTTAAATGTCTCCTTTGCTGGACTTGCCGATCAAATCTGGTTGATCGTTGTGATGACGGTAATCGCTGTAATCACCAAATTGGTGGGCGGCACTGTCGGAGCGCGCTTAACCGGATTTGATAAAAAAAGTGCCCTTGGAATCGGTTCTGGGATGGTATCCCGGGGGGAAGTGGCGCTGATTATCGCGAGCACGGGTCTCACCGCAGAGCTTTTGAGTCAAGAGTATTTTACCGCGATGGTCTTGGTTATCATCTTGACCACTCTGATTGCACCGGTTCTCTTAAAGGTCTTCTTTGGAGATGCCAACGCGGAGTCAGAGAAAAAGGAAGAGACCGCTTCTTCTTGA
- the hisS gene encoding histidine--tRNA ligase translates to MNFRVPRGTVDLMPGEVEKWQYIEEKAREWCRRYHFSEVRTPLFEQTELFRRGVGETTDIVEKEMYTFEDRGGRSLTLRPEGTAGVVRSFVEKKVYGDPQPTKWYYIGPMYRYERPQAGRQRQFHQFGVEVFGTEDPLTDAEVIDLGFQFYRSLGLDGVQVELNSVGCHRCRPLFREKLVAYLTPRREELCKDCQSRMERNPMRILDCKNETCQAITAEAPRMVDHLCDDCESHFAAVKKGLDELQVPFVLNTRLVRGLDYYTQTAFEYIVEGVSGSLGGGGRYNGLVQDVGGPDMPGIGFGIGLERVLLALELQEVELPLSIEVDCFLATIGEEAQQRSLSLLQALRQAGCSVERDALGRKMKGQLKAADRMNARLVAILGDEELQNNQVVVKELATGVQETIQLDKLVEYVRDKRMHG, encoded by the coding sequence ATGAATTTTCGCGTACCGCGCGGCACGGTTGACCTGATGCCCGGCGAAGTGGAGAAATGGCAGTATATCGAGGAAAAAGCCCGAGAATGGTGTCGGCGCTATCATTTCTCTGAGGTGCGGACGCCGCTGTTTGAACAGACAGAGCTGTTCCGCCGGGGTGTGGGCGAGACGACGGACATTGTGGAGAAGGAGATGTATACGTTTGAAGACCGAGGTGGGCGCAGTTTGACACTGCGGCCGGAGGGAACGGCTGGGGTGGTTCGCTCCTTTGTGGAGAAAAAAGTATATGGCGATCCCCAACCCACCAAATGGTACTACATCGGGCCAATGTACCGCTATGAACGGCCACAAGCGGGCAGACAACGACAGTTCCACCAATTTGGCGTCGAAGTGTTTGGAACGGAGGACCCGTTGACGGATGCGGAAGTAATCGATCTTGGGTTTCAATTTTACCGTTCCCTCGGATTGGATGGGGTGCAGGTAGAGTTGAATAGTGTCGGTTGCCACCGTTGTCGCCCGCTGTTTCGGGAAAAGCTGGTTGCCTACCTTACGCCTCGCCGGGAGGAATTGTGTAAAGATTGTCAGTCTCGCATGGAACGGAATCCGATGCGCATCCTGGATTGTAAAAATGAGACCTGCCAAGCGATCACTGCGGAAGCGCCACGGATGGTGGATCATCTTTGTGATGATTGTGAGTCCCATTTTGCTGCGGTTAAAAAAGGATTGGATGAACTTCAGGTGCCGTTTGTTCTTAATACACGGCTGGTACGCGGCTTGGATTATTACACCCAAACCGCTTTTGAATATATCGTCGAGGGGGTTTCCGGCTCTCTCGGTGGCGGCGGTCGCTATAACGGTCTCGTGCAGGACGTGGGCGGACCCGATATGCCGGGCATCGGGTTTGGGATCGGGTTAGAGCGGGTGCTGCTCGCTTTGGAGCTCCAAGAAGTGGAGCTGCCGCTCTCGATAGAAGTGGACTGCTTTTTGGCCACCATCGGTGAGGAGGCACAGCAGCGGTCGTTATCGTTATTACAAGCCCTACGTCAAGCCGGTTGCTCGGTGGAACGGGATGCGTTGGGGCGCAAAATGAAGGGACAGCTAAAAGCGGCGGATCGGATGAATGCCCGTTTGGTGGCGATTCTGGGAGATGAGGAGCTTCAGAATAACCAAGTTGTCGTCAAGGAATTGGCCACCGGTGTCCAGGAGACGATCCAACTGGATAAGCTGGTGGAATATGTACGGGATAAACGGATGCATGGATAA